In the genome of Eriocheir sinensis breed Jianghai 21 chromosome 56, ASM2467909v1, whole genome shotgun sequence, one region contains:
- the LOC126984160 gene encoding uncharacterized protein LOC126984160: MSARNVRNLWVAVTVVMTAGVAVAQPNIAGKSDGDRLQAVQEEFLNIVGNVTSSVKDVEELMTMLHSRQGRQMGRLLLEGVMLGAAHKDSGALLAEFWTQLHGKLSPEFQDKMKDYTDFFSSFEIGALPYFLEQMFKKDETGKSMADIPMGQLVDMVQPTASKYGVDLRAFINSMLGKGNNNAKDLIFAALDNLNITTLFQLFNPPTGNEVRTTDSELEPTDTKPKGGENFKKGRRDSNLRLFRPLVASLLRENKIDLDADAVLQVLAPLLSGDLMSQIAPLLAAFGSQAGDGLGPVLLNLLGGEKGMGKHAQPGGLLGVMGTLLARGNNNNNNVDLEGMLTMASMFINMNNQQGERKARPSKPKEPEMGGLADLAGVLLENKDVNNLLRQANNFLASNSGKNVPSRKSKESDVPKPREQKPEKSAAHDKPKQLTDLIEPILRAMSTDKQGARKVKDLILFGNAFLARNANIGGFVQQISAFLSMYSMDAAKEKKFQELQKLLANHNLESVQWARVFESLHAEETRSTLIKTMTPTLSEFVLQLGSKEAQQNIYKVAEHKVQAVLASYGLKGVTLKSFPDRLAPLVKQMTAAWRLPINPATQLQHLRDYLQLLLEWVSEGMADMKSLPSREDVHKVVRTSLTTVGDRVAGVHDAVRGASPQCLPLVICRLNAGLDPSSLPAAATRAASLVFATSPVLEEDDPSLLLRVVQAASGKVENCKETLGGECPHDMEEDDDQYQSYEHMEL, translated from the exons ATGTCAGCAAGGAATGTTCGTAACTTGTGggtggcggtgacggtggtgatgacggcgggtGTGGCGGTGGCACAGCCCAACATAGCCGGCAAGAGCGACGGTGATCGACTGCAGGCCGTCCAAGAGGAATTCCTAAATATAGTAGGCAATGTAACAAGTTCTGTCAAAGACGTAGAAGAGCTAATGACGATGCTGCACTCCCGGCAGGGAAGGCAAATGGGACGCCTACTGCTGGAGGGAGTCATGCTGGGCGCGGCTCACAAAGATTCCGGGGCCCTCCTCGCCGAGTTTTGGACGCAGCTTCATGGAAAACTATCCCCAGAATTCCAAGACAAGATGAAAGACTACACagacttcttttcttcgtttgaaATTGGTGCCCTTCCATATTTCTTAGAGCAAATGTTCAAGAAAGATGAAACCGGAAAAAGCATGGCAGACATACCCATGGGTCAGCTGGTGGACATGGTGCAACCCACCGCATCGAAGTACGGTGTGGATCTTCGGGCGTTTATTAATTCGATGTTGGGAAAGGGAAATAACAACGCCAAGGATCTTATCTTTGCCGCCTTGGATAACCTGAATATAACGACGCTGTTCCAACTGTTTAATCCACCGACAGGCAACGAGGTGCGGACGACGGATTCTGAACTAGAGCCAACGGACACCAAACCAAAAGGCGGAGAAAATttcaagaaggggaggagagactcGAACCTTCGGCTGTTCAGGCCTCTAGTTGCATCACTGTTGCGCGAAAACAAGATTGACTTAGACGCTGACGCGGTGCTGCAGGTGTTGGCTCCCTTGTTGAGCGGAGACCTAATGTCTCAAATTGCCCCTCTGTTGGCTGCTTTTGGATCACAGGCAGGTGACGGCCTCGGCCCCGTTCTTCTTAATCTGCTGGGAGGCGAAAAAGGAATGGGCAAGCATGCACAGCCAGGGGGGCTTCTCGGTGTGATGGGCACTCTGCTTGCGAggggtaacaataataataataatgtggacCTTGAGGGTATGTTAACCATGGCATCGATGTTTATAAACATGAACAATCAACAAGGCGAGAGAAAAGCTCGCCCATCTAAGCCAAAGGAACCGGAGATGGGAGGACTGGCAGACCTGGCAGGGGTACTTTTGGAGAACAAGGATGTTAATAATCTCCTTAGGCAAGCAAATAATTTCCTTGCATCGAACAGCGGTAAAAATGTTCCatcaagaaaaagtaaagagtccGATGTTCCAAAACCAAGAGAACAAAAGCCTGAGAAGTCAGCAGCACATGACAAACCGAAGCAGCTCACTGACCTGATCGAGCCCATCCTGCGGGCCATGTCAACAGACAAGCAGGGCGCCAGGAAGGTCAAAGATTTGATACTCTTTGGCAACGCTTTCCTCGCCAGGAATGCGAACATTGGAGGTTTCGTTCAACAAATTTCAGCATTCCTATCCATGTACAGTATGGATGCTGCGAAAGAGAAGAAGTTCCAAGAGTTGCAGAAGTTACTGGCAAACCATAACCTGGAAAGTGTGCAGTGGGCGCGAGTGTTTGAGTCTTTGCATGCAGAGGAAACACGGTCGACTCTTATTAAGACAATGACGCCAACCTTGTCGGAGTTCGTGCTTCAGCTGGGTTCGAAGGAGGcgcaacaaaatatatacaaggtGGCAGAGCACAAGGTACAGGCAGTGCTCGCCTCCTACGGTCTGAAGGGCGTCACATTGAAGAGCTTCCCTGATCGGCTGGCGCCCCTGGTCAAGCAGATGACCGCTGCCTGGAGGCTGCCGATCAACCCCGCCACGCAGCTCCAACATCTGAGGGACTACTTACAACTACTTCTTGAGTGGGTCTCGGAGGGGATGGCCGACATGAAGAGCTTACCTTCAAGGGAG GACGTTCATAAAGTCGTGAGAACTTCGCTGACGACAGTGGGCGACAGGGTTGCGGGCGTTCATGACGCTGTGCGAGGGGCCAGTCCTCAGTGCCTGCCTCTGGTCATCTGCCGCCTCAACGCCGGCCTCGACCCCTCCTCTctgcccgccgccgccacgcgaGCTGCCAG TCTGGTGTTCGCCACGAGCCCCGTCCTGGAGGAGGACGACCCTAGCCTGCTGCTGCGAGTCGTCCAGGCCGCGTCAGGGAAGGTGGAGAACTGCAAG gAGACACTCGGTGGAGAGTGCCCCCACGACATGGAGGAGGACGATGATCAGTACCAGTCTTATGAACACATGGAGCTGTAG
- the LOC126984162 gene encoding ADP-ribosylation factor-like protein 3 — protein sequence MGLLSLLRKLKSAPDQELRLLLLGLDNAGKTTLLKKLASEDITQTTPTQGFNIKSVQSDGFKLNVWDIGGQRKIRPYWRNYFENTDVLIYVIDSGDRKRFEETGQELGEILSEEKLAGVPVLIFANKQDLFNAAPASEIAEGLQLHTIRDRTWQIQACSATSGEGVKDGLDWVCKNLKKK from the exons ATG ggtcttctttcccttctgaggAAACTTAAGTCTGCCCCAGACCAGGAGTTGCGTCTCCTGCTGCTTGGGCTTGACAATGCAGGGAAAACAACACTACTTAAGAAGTTAGCATCAGAGGACATAACTCAGACAACTCCCACTCAGGGGTTTAATATCAAGTCTGTCCAGTCAGATGGCTTCAAGCTCAATGTGTGGGACATTGGTGGCCAGCGGAAAATTCGTCCCTACTGGAGGAACTACTTTGAAAATACTGATGTCTTG ATATACGTAATTGACAGTGGTGATCGAAAACGTTTTGAAGAAACAGGTCAAGAACTTGGAGAAATTCTTAGTGAAGAAAAACTAGCAG gAGTTCCAGTCCTGATATTTGCCAATAAGCAAGACCTCTTCAATGCTGCTCCAGCCTCTGAGATAGCCGAGGGCCTGCAGCTGCATACCATTAGGGATCGCACCTGGCAAATCCAGGCCTGCTCAGCAACCTCTGGCGAGGGAGTCAAG GATGGCCTTGATTGGGTTTGCAAGAATCTGAAGAAAAAGTAA
- the LOC126984163 gene encoding uncharacterized protein LOC126984163 isoform X2, translated as MADRSEGRDASNTETYDCPEPQLEATQDLELLAQEIAEAAVEEERKLSRTPSPSPPASPPHSFEEAEAATDDESDEDESEEDESEEDELEEEESEEETDDDDLECDDDLTHLEEESSENLRSSSPVDEASWVLVDAADGEESKTEFPEQKFSVYRKFLARGDLRQKLADLGFTCDAAQQASAPAANSQQEPDLQNLVVSCSESIVICHLPQEGDGKEESASQVLIKNSPDAPRIPSWRGTVSEGTVSVEVERQGGLVVAAVTVRHRDLLSALTSLRSLVASTGLVSYADVDVPSLLARAA; from the exons ATGGCAGACCGGAGTGAAGGACGGGACGCGAGCAACACCGAGACCTACGACTGTCCGGAGCCACAGCTGGAGGCGACGCAGGACCTGGAGTTGCTGGCACAGGAGATCGCCGAGGCTGCCGTTGAGGAGGAGCGAAAGTTGTCCAGAACGCCCTCACCCTCCCCGCCAGCCTCGCCGCCGCATTCCTTCGAGGAGGCGGAGGCTGCGACGGATGACGAGTCGGACGAAGACGAGTCGGAGGAAGACGAGTCGGAGGAAGAcgagttggaagaagaggagtcgGAGGAAGAAACGGACGATGATGACCTGGAGTGTGACGACGACCTGACACACTTGGAAGAGGAGTCGAGCGAAAATCTGAGGTCAAGCAGCCCCGTCGACGAGGCATCTTGGGTGCTTGTCGATGCCGCAGACGGCGAGGAAAGTAAAACAGAATTTCCAGAACAGAAATTCAGTGTTTACAGAAAATTCTTGGCACGTGGAGACTTGCGTCAGAAACTGGCGGACTTGGGCTTCACTTGTGACGCCGCCCAACAGGCCTCCGCGCCCGCGGCAAACAGCCAACAGGAACCCGACCTTCAAAACCTGGTGGTGTCCTGCTCCGAGTCCATCGTCATCTGTCACCTGCCCCAA GAGGGtgacggaaaggaggaaagtgccAGTCAGGTGCTCATCAAGAACTCGCCGGACGCGCCCAGGATACCAAGCTGGAGGGGAACCGTCTCGGAGGGCACG GTGTCGGTGGAGGTGGAGCGGCAGGGCGGCCTCGTGGTGGCGGCCGTGACGGTGAGGCATCGCGACCTGCTCTCCGCCCTCACCTCCCTCAGGAGCCTCGTAGCGTCGACAG GTCTTGTGTCCTATGCTGACGTGGACGTGCCAAGCCTGCTGGCCCGTGCCGCCTGA